One Brassica napus cultivar Da-Ae chromosome C4, Da-Ae, whole genome shotgun sequence genomic region harbors:
- the LOC106414738 gene encoding uncharacterized protein LOC106414738 yields the protein MDKVILDKDPNCSEDLSMQSKEGEYRRCKIYDWTNDEDEVIAEGLVCSSKSKDMVNNIPLGPNAVSVEVVKVFNDQAYLWRPTADMFLIGDALSEKIAWPVLKVEVMPTPATEVTPTKCAGKKIASPSKPAKKKAVSPGSTSSTRSPKQKCTLLDCNNSGRKVAEGRVASTDPNELCHFVPLGPNASKVWIDVAKIGDAKVWRPNSEIEYISDAMGSVVAWPNDKIKFV from the exons ATGGATAAAGTGATTTTGGATAAGGATCCAAACTGTTCTGAAGATTTATCTAtg CAAAGCAAGGAAGGTGAATATCGAAGATGCAAGATATATGATTGGACCAATGATGAGGACGAGGTCATTGCTGAAGGTCTCGTGTGCTCTTCAAAATCCAAAGACATGGTTAACAACATACCTCTGGGTCCCAATGCTGTTAGTGTCGAAGTAGTGAAGGTGTTCAATGATCAAGCATATTTGTGGAGGCCAACCGCTGATATGTTCTTGATTGGTGATGCACTTAGCGAGAAAATAGCATGGCCAGTCCTAAAGGTTGAAGTCATGCCTACACCCGCTACAGAAGTAACACCAACTAAATGTGCAGGGAAGAAAATAGCATCACCTTCGAAGCCAGCCAAGAAAAAAGCAGTG AGTCCAGGCAGCACTAGTTCGACCAGAAGTCCGAAGCAGAAGTGCACTCTCTTGGATTGCAACAACTCTGGACGTAAGGTAGCTGAAGGAAGGGTAGCTTCAACGGATCCGAATGAGTTGTGCCACTTTGTACCCCTAGGTCCAAATGCAAGCAAGGTGTGGATTGATGTGGCTAAGATCGGTGATGCAAAAGTCTGGAGGCCAAATTCAGAGATTGAATACATATCTGATGCAATGGGTTCGGTTGTGGCATGGCCAAATGACAAAATCAAGTTTGTCTAA
- the LOC106413088 gene encoding uncharacterized protein LOC106413088 produces MLCPCRDCRNLSHQSLDKIVEHLVIRGMDKKYKSSRWSIHGEKRDSAEDSVLQYETEAFDLFKTTFSMDEGGPNPTTDNEDDEAPEEIEFKKKLRDAQTPLYSDCLKHTKVSAIMGLYRFKVKSGVSENYFDQLLVLLEDLLPEDNVLPKSLAAIKKFLKIFGFGYDSIHACKNDCILYRKEYENLESCPRCKVSRWEMDKHSNELKVGIPAKVLRYFPIKDRFRRMFRSQRMAEDLRWHYTNATEDGTMRHPVDSISWAQVNAKWPDFAADPRNLRLGISTDGMNPFSMQSTNHSTWPVLLVNYNTPPTMCMKAENIMLTLLIPGPTAPGNNIDVYLAPLIDDLKDLWAEGIEVYDSFAKENFNLRALLLWSISDYPALGTLSGCKVKGKQACNVCGKDTPARWLKFSRKFVYMSNRRRLPPGHRYRYKKAWFDNTVEEGNANRIQTGAEIYETLQAFTNDFGRPLEKKKKGKD; encoded by the coding sequence ATGCTATGCCCTTGTAGAGACTGCCGCAATCTGAGCCATCAGTCACTGGATAAAATTGTGGAGCATTTGGTGATTAGGGGTATGGATAAGAAGTATAAGAGTTCTCGTTGGAGTATTCATGGAGAAAAAAGAGATTCTGCAGAAGACagtgttcttcaatatgaaacAGAGGCGTTTGATTTGTTTAAGACAACATTCTCCATGGACGAAGGTGGTCCAAACCCGACAACTGACAACGAAGACGATGAAGCACCAGAGGAAATTGAGTTTAAGAAAAAGCTCAGAGACGCTCAAACGCCATTATACTCGGATTGTCTCAAGCACACAAAGGTTTCAGCTATCATGGGACTTTACAGATTCAAGGTTAAAAGTGGTGTGTCGGAGAACTACTTTGATCAGCTGTTGGTTTTACTTGAGGATTTGCTACCTGAAGACAATGTTCTTCCCAAGAGTTTAGCTGCAATCAAGAAATTTCTGAAGATCTTTGGGTTCGGCTACGACAGTATTCATGCTTGCAAGAATGATTGCATATTGTATAGGAAGGAGTATGAGAACCTAGAAAGCTGTCCAAGATGCAAAGTTTCAAGATGGGAAATGGATAAGCACAGTAATGAGTTAAAGGTGGGGATTCCGGCAAAGGTCCTTAGATATTTTCCAATCAAGGACAGGTTTAGGAGGATGTTTAGATCACAAAGGATGGCTGAAGATCTGCGTTGGCACTATACCAATGCCACTGAAGATGGTACAATGCGGCACCCTGTTGATTCTATCTCTTGGGCACAAGTGAATGCTAAATGGCCAGACTTTGCTGCTGATCCACGGAATCTTCGACTTGGGATTTCTACAGATGGGATGAACCCTTTCTCCATGCAAAGCACCAATCACAGCACATGGCCAGTGTTGTTAGTGAACTATAACACGCCTCCAACCATGTGTATGAAGGCTGAGAATATAATGCTGACTTTGTTGATCCCTGGTCCTACTGCTCCTGGTAACAACATTGATGTTTACCTAGCACCACTGATAGACGATCTAAAGGATTTGTGGGCTGAGGGTATTGAAGTGTATGACTCATTTGCGAAGGAGAACTTTAATCTCAGAGCCTTGCTGCTTTGGAGTATCAGTGACTATCCAGCCTTAGGAACACTGTCTGGATGTAAAGTAAAGGGGAAACAAGCCTGCAATGTATGTGGAAAGGATACACCTGCAAGGTGGCTTAAGTTTAGCCGCAAGTTTGTCTACATGAGTAACAGAAGGAGACTACCGCCTGGCCATCGTTACAGATATAAAAAAGCTTGGTTTGACAACACTGTGGAGGAAGGGAATGCTAATAGGATACAAACAGGCGCTGAGATATATGAGACACTACAAGCTTTTACGAATGATTTTGGTAGACCtctagagaagaaaaaaaaaggaaaagactag